From the genome of Pseudomonas sp. FP453:
CATTGGTGTCGGTCTGGAAAATCATGACGTAGAGCCGTTGGCGCCAGTCGTTGTTGCTGTCCATAAAGCCCGCCTGAATCAGATGTCGAGCAAGCCTAGGGGGATTCGAAGGGGCTGTCCATGCGGGGTTTCTGAAGCGTGCGAACACCGGCGCGCACCAGCCAGCAGGCGAGGATGAACGGTGCCGTAAGCGCGGGCAGGTGCAGGGCGGCGAAGGCTGGCATCAAGAGGATCGACAGGCCTATGCCCAGCAGTGGTAGCCAGGGTTGGCGGCGCACTTGGCTCAGGGCCAGTGCGGCCAGCGCCGGGTTGTAACTGTGTAGGCCAAGGAGGGCACCGGTGGCGTCGTCCAGCAGCAGCGCGACCAGCACGCCGAGACTGGCACCGAGCAAGGCCCACAGTGCGGCGCGCCGGTTGGCCAGCCACAGGCCAAGGGCAATCAGTACGCCCGCCGCCGGTTGGTCCAGTAGCATGATTTGTGCGAGCCCGGTAAAGGGCGCGGCAACGACGGCGAGGGTATCCGGTTCGACCAGGGCAAGGGCGCCTGGCGGCACGGTACCCAGCAGCAACCAACCCAGGCCCACGAAGGGCGCTGTGTAGGGCGGCAAGGCTGTCTGTTTCAGCCATTGACGCGTGAGCATCGCCGCCAGGCCGCCGCACGCCAGGATCAGCGGCGGCAACAAGGCCGACCAGGCGAAGTGCTGGCTGATCAACAAGCCCAGCAGCACGCCGTTATAGCTATAGAGCCCGGCCTGACGCTCGGCCTTGGGATAACCCCGGCGCTGGGCCGTGAGCAAACCCGCGACGCCACCGAGCAACGCGCCGCCGAACAAGGCCGG
Proteins encoded in this window:
- a CDS encoding urea transporter encodes the protein MHNPTCPDWAEALLNGFSQIFLQRQPLCGLLCLLAILIGAPALFGGALLGGVAGLLTAQRRGYPKAERQAGLYSYNGVLLGLLISQHFAWSALLPPLILACGGLAAMLTRQWLKQTALPPYTAPFVGLGWLLLGTVPPGALALVEPDTLAVVAAPFTGLAQIMLLDQPAAGVLIALGLWLANRRAALWALLGASLGVLVALLLDDATGALLGLHSYNPALAALALSQVRRQPWLPLLGIGLSILLMPAFAALHLPALTAPFILACWLVRAGVRTLQKPRMDSPFESP